A region of Myxococcus stipitatus DSM 14675 DNA encodes the following proteins:
- the sucD gene encoding succinate--CoA ligase subunit alpha, which produces MSILVNENTKVLCQGITGSAGSFHSKQMLEYGTKLVAGVTPGKGGTQFEGKVPVFDTVADAVKQTGANTSVIFVPPPFAADSIMEAADAGVSLIITITEGIPVLDMVRAKRYLQGKPGVRLIGPNCPGVITPGAHCKIGIMPGHIHKPGRIGVVSRSGTLTYEAVHQLTQLGLGQSTAVGIGGDPVNGTDFVDVLKLFNADPDTDAVIMIGEIGGSAEEAGAEYVAREFTKPIAGFIAGQSAPPGKRMGHAGAIISGGKGTATEKIKAMEAAGILMAASPAELGTTLQEAVKRGPKKR; this is translated from the coding sequence ATGAGCATCCTCGTCAACGAAAACACGAAGGTCCTCTGCCAGGGCATCACCGGCTCGGCGGGCTCGTTCCACTCGAAGCAGATGCTCGAGTACGGAACCAAGCTCGTGGCCGGCGTGACGCCGGGCAAGGGCGGTACCCAGTTCGAGGGCAAGGTTCCCGTGTTCGACACGGTCGCCGACGCCGTGAAGCAGACGGGCGCGAACACGTCCGTCATCTTCGTGCCGCCCCCGTTCGCCGCCGACTCCATCATGGAGGCCGCCGACGCGGGCGTGTCCCTCATCATCACCATCACCGAGGGCATCCCCGTCCTCGACATGGTGCGCGCCAAGCGCTACCTGCAGGGCAAGCCGGGCGTTCGCCTCATCGGCCCGAACTGCCCGGGCGTCATCACGCCGGGCGCGCACTGCAAGATCGGCATCATGCCGGGCCACATCCACAAGCCGGGCCGCATCGGCGTGGTGTCGCGCTCCGGCACGCTGACGTACGAGGCCGTGCACCAGCTCACGCAGCTGGGCCTGGGCCAGTCGACGGCCGTCGGCATCGGCGGTGACCCGGTCAACGGCACGGACTTCGTGGACGTGCTGAAGCTGTTCAACGCGGACCCGGACACCGACGCCGTCATCATGATTGGTGAGATCGGCGGCAGCGCCGAGGAGGCGGGCGCGGAGTACGTGGCTCGCGAGTTCACCAAGCCCATCGCGGGGTTCATCGCCGGTCAGTCGGCGCCCCCGGGCAAGCGCATGGGCCACGCCGGCGCCATCATCTCCGGTGGCAAGGGCACGGCGACCGAGAAGATCAAGGCGATGGAGGCCGCGGGCATCCTGATGGCCGCCAGCCCCGCCGAGCTGGGCACCACGCTTCAGGAGGCCGTGAAGCGCGGCCCGAAGAAGCGCTAA
- the mdh gene encoding malate dehydrogenase: MAQNRKKKIGLIGGGQIGGNLALLAVQKSLGDVVLYDIPVAEGLVKGKALDINQLAAVDGYDCRVTGTTDWKDVAGSDVVIITAGMPRKPGMSREDLLEVNLKIMKDVAANIKVHAPGAFVINVANPLDAMVFALHKIAGLPDNMVVGMAGVLDTSRFKCFVAEALGCSIRDVEALVLGGHGDDMVPLVRHSTVGGVPLTELIAKDKLDAIVDRTRKGGAELVGLYKTGSAYFGPAASSIAMAESFIFDRKRVLPAAALLKGQYGINDYFFGTPVVIGAGGVEKVITVDLNAAEKAELEKSFTSVKATVDSVKL, from the coding sequence ATGGCTCAGAATCGCAAGAAGAAGATTGGCCTCATCGGCGGCGGGCAGATCGGTGGCAACCTCGCGCTGCTCGCGGTGCAGAAGTCGCTGGGTGACGTGGTCCTGTACGACATCCCGGTGGCCGAGGGTCTGGTCAAGGGCAAGGCGCTGGACATCAACCAGCTCGCAGCGGTGGACGGCTACGACTGTCGCGTCACCGGCACCACGGACTGGAAGGACGTCGCTGGCTCGGACGTGGTCATCATCACGGCCGGCATGCCCCGCAAGCCGGGCATGAGCCGCGAGGACCTGCTCGAGGTCAACCTCAAGATCATGAAGGACGTGGCGGCGAACATCAAGGTTCACGCCCCGGGCGCCTTCGTCATCAACGTGGCCAACCCGCTGGACGCGATGGTGTTCGCGCTCCACAAGATCGCCGGCCTGCCGGACAACATGGTCGTGGGCATGGCGGGCGTGCTGGACACCAGCCGCTTCAAGTGCTTCGTGGCGGAGGCCCTGGGCTGCTCCATCCGTGACGTGGAGGCGCTGGTGCTCGGCGGCCACGGCGACGACATGGTTCCGCTCGTGCGCCACAGCACCGTGGGCGGCGTGCCCCTCACGGAGCTCATCGCGAAGGACAAGCTGGACGCCATCGTCGACCGCACCCGCAAGGGCGGCGCGGAGCTGGTGGGCCTGTACAAGACGGGCAGCGCCTACTTCGGGCCGGCCGCGTCCTCCATCGCCATGGCGGAGAGCTTCATCTTCGACCGCAAGCGCGTCCTGCCGGCCGCCGCGCTGCTCAAGGGCCAGTACGGCATCAATGACTACTTCTTCGGCACCCCCGTCGTCATCGGCGCGGGCGGCGTGGAGAAGGTCATCACCGTCGACCTGAACGCCGCGGAGAAGGCCGAGCTGGAGAAGTCCTTCACCTCCGTCAAGGCGACGGTCGACTCCGTCAAGCTGTAG
- the sdhB gene encoding succinate dehydrogenase iron-sulfur subunit: MDTAQAGAVSSQSITFRIWRQDDPNKPGHYDEFKVPYRKGANVISCLMEIQRNPVTSDGKRVAPVVWDAACLEEVCGSCAMNINGRVRMACSALIDKLEQPITLEPMSKFPIVRDLAVDRNRMFDALKRVKGWIPTDGTHNLGPGPRQSPVDQSTMYVLSTCITCGSCLEACPQVTMDNDFVGAAAISQARLFNMNPTGKLNSEERVRSLMGPGGVQDCGKAQNCVKVCPKEIPLTTSIAMMNRQVTKLVIKDLFSHEEEKKGHSGPG; encoded by the coding sequence ATGGACACCGCACAAGCAGGCGCCGTCAGCAGCCAATCCATCACCTTCCGCATCTGGCGGCAGGACGACCCGAACAAGCCGGGTCACTATGATGAGTTCAAGGTGCCCTATCGCAAGGGCGCCAACGTCATCTCCTGTCTGATGGAGATCCAGCGCAACCCCGTCACCTCGGACGGCAAGCGCGTGGCGCCCGTGGTCTGGGACGCCGCGTGTCTCGAAGAGGTGTGCGGAAGCTGCGCGATGAACATCAACGGGCGCGTGCGCATGGCGTGCTCGGCCCTCATCGACAAGCTCGAGCAGCCCATCACGCTGGAGCCCATGAGCAAGTTCCCCATCGTCCGGGACCTGGCCGTGGACCGCAACCGCATGTTCGATGCGCTCAAGCGGGTGAAGGGCTGGATTCCGACGGACGGCACGCACAACCTGGGCCCCGGCCCGCGCCAGTCGCCGGTGGACCAGTCCACGATGTACGTGCTGTCGACGTGCATCACGTGCGGCAGCTGCCTGGAGGCGTGCCCGCAGGTGACGATGGACAACGACTTCGTCGGCGCGGCGGCCATCAGCCAGGCGCGGCTGTTCAACATGAACCCGACGGGCAAGCTGAACTCCGAGGAGCGCGTGCGTTCCCTCATGGGCCCCGGCGGTGTGCAGGACTGCGGCAAGGCGCAGAACTGCGTGAAGGTCTGCCCGAAGGAGATTCCGCTCACCACCTCCATCGCGATGATGAACCGTCAGGTGACCAAGCTGGTCATCAAGGACCTCTTCTCGCACGAGGAGGAGAAGAAGGGTCACAGCGGTCCGGGGTGA
- the sdhA gene encoding succinate dehydrogenase flavoprotein subunit, with protein sequence MAAAARFTVVGGGLAGLMTTIKLAEAGHQVDVLSLVPVKRSHSVCAQGGINGAVNTKGEGDHPEIHVKDTLRGGDFLAEQISVKGMCYAAPGIIYLLDRMGVTFNRTPEGLLDFRRFGGTLHHRTAFAGATTGQQLLYALDEQVRRYEAEGKVTKYEYWEWLGTVKDDSGRCIGSVAVDLRTMEIRTFPAEAVCLATGGPGIVFGRSTNSIINTGTAAGRAYMEGAIYANGEFIQVHPTSIPGEDKLRLMSESVRGEGGRVWVPRKKGDTRGPRDIPESERWYFLEEKYPKYKNLVPRDVATREIFMVCRDLGMGIGGRDGVYLDVTHIPAKTLDAKIKGVMEIYEKFVGDDPRVTPMVIFPGMHYSMGGLYVTFEADSKTLTPLEGSPKNQSTNIPGLYAAGEADYAFHGGNRLGANSLLSCIYSGMIGGPAMASFAKSNAKSAASMPDKFFQDAKRYWEDRFGTIKKMAGPENPYGLAQELGDVMTENCTVVRYNDRLKKTVEKIRELKGRWKNVNVLDTGNSSNRSLSFTNQLWNMLELGEVIATSALLRDESRGAHYKPEFSLPEPKTKDPNDDAEWMALWQARHDKWAKTTIAKHAEEGPRISYEDVPTPVLKPEPRWYA encoded by the coding sequence ATGGCAGCAGCAGCGCGGTTCACAGTGGTGGGCGGCGGTCTCGCCGGGCTGATGACGACGATCAAGCTCGCGGAGGCGGGCCACCAGGTGGATGTGCTCTCGCTCGTCCCGGTGAAGCGTTCTCACTCGGTCTGCGCCCAGGGCGGCATCAACGGCGCGGTGAACACCAAGGGAGAGGGTGACCACCCGGAGATCCACGTCAAGGACACGCTGCGCGGCGGCGACTTCCTGGCCGAGCAGATCTCCGTGAAGGGCATGTGCTACGCGGCTCCCGGCATCATCTATCTGCTGGACCGCATGGGCGTGACGTTCAACCGCACGCCGGAAGGCCTGCTGGACTTCCGCCGCTTCGGCGGCACGCTTCACCACCGCACCGCCTTCGCGGGCGCGACCACCGGCCAGCAGCTGCTCTACGCGCTGGACGAGCAGGTCCGCCGCTACGAGGCGGAGGGCAAGGTCACCAAGTACGAGTACTGGGAGTGGCTGGGCACGGTGAAGGATGACAGCGGCCGCTGTATCGGCAGTGTGGCCGTGGACCTGCGGACCATGGAGATCCGCACGTTCCCCGCGGAGGCCGTGTGTCTGGCCACCGGTGGCCCGGGCATCGTCTTCGGGCGCTCCACCAACTCCATCATCAACACTGGGACCGCCGCGGGCCGCGCCTACATGGAAGGCGCCATCTACGCCAACGGCGAGTTCATCCAGGTGCATCCGACGTCCATCCCGGGCGAGGACAAGCTGCGCCTGATGAGCGAGTCGGTGCGCGGCGAGGGTGGCCGCGTCTGGGTGCCCCGCAAGAAGGGCGACACCCGCGGGCCCCGGGACATCCCGGAGAGCGAGCGCTGGTACTTCCTCGAGGAGAAGTACCCCAAGTACAAGAACCTGGTGCCCCGCGACGTGGCCACGCGAGAGATCTTCATGGTCTGCCGCGACCTGGGCATGGGCATCGGCGGTCGCGACGGCGTCTACCTGGACGTCACGCACATCCCCGCGAAGACGCTGGACGCCAAGATCAAGGGCGTCATGGAGATCTACGAGAAGTTCGTCGGAGACGACCCGCGCGTCACGCCGATGGTCATCTTCCCGGGCATGCACTACTCCATGGGCGGCCTGTACGTGACGTTCGAGGCGGACTCGAAGACGCTCACGCCGCTGGAGGGCAGCCCCAAGAACCAGTCCACCAACATCCCGGGCCTGTACGCGGCCGGTGAGGCGGACTACGCGTTCCACGGCGGCAACCGCCTGGGCGCCAACTCGCTCTTGTCCTGCATCTACTCGGGTATGATCGGCGGCCCGGCGATGGCGTCCTTCGCGAAGAGCAACGCGAAGAGCGCGGCGTCCATGCCGGACAAGTTCTTCCAGGACGCGAAGCGCTACTGGGAGGACCGGTTCGGCACCATCAAGAAGATGGCGGGTCCGGAGAATCCCTACGGGCTGGCGCAGGAATTGGGCGACGTGATGACGGAGAACTGCACCGTCGTCCGGTACAACGACCGGCTGAAGAAGACGGTGGAGAAGATCCGCGAGCTGAAGGGCCGCTGGAAGAACGTCAACGTGCTGGACACGGGCAACTCGTCCAACCGCTCGCTGTCGTTCACCAACCAGCTCTGGAACATGCTCGAGCTGGGTGAGGTCATCGCGACGAGCGCGCTGCTGCGCGACGAGAGCCGCGGCGCCCACTACAAGCCGGAGTTCTCGCTGCCCGAGCCGAAGACGAAGGACCCCAACGACGACGCCGAGTGGATGGCGCTGTGGCAGGCACGCCACGACAAGTGGGCGAAGACGACCATCGCGAAGCACGCGGAGGAGGGGCCTCGGATTTCGTACGAGGACGTCCCGACGCCGGTGCTGAAGCCGGAGCCGCGCTGGTACGCGTGA
- the sucC gene encoding ADP-forming succinate--CoA ligase subunit beta, whose protein sequence is MKIHEYQGKEIFRKYGVPTPKGILALSPNEAEAAAKQLGTSVVVVKAQIHAGGRGKGGGVKLAKSPAEAKELAKQILGMQLKTIQTGPEGQKVHKVYIEEGLAIGQELYLGVTLDRATGRLTFMASREGGVEIEEVAEKHPEKILRETVDPAVGFLDFQGRKLAFGLGLTGPTVNKFVQFCSALYKMFVETDASLVEINPLVILKDGGVVALDAKVTFDENALYRHKDLLEYRDLAEEDARETQAKEWDLAYIALDGNIGCMVNGAGLAMATMDTIKLVGGEPANFLDVGGGASKEKVTAAFKLILADPAVKAVLVNIFGGIMKCDVIAEGIIAAAKEVQLKVPLVVRLEGTNVELGKKLLSNSGLAITPADNLRQAAEKAVSALK, encoded by the coding sequence ATGAAGATCCACGAGTACCAGGGCAAGGAAATCTTCCGGAAGTACGGTGTGCCCACGCCGAAGGGAATTCTCGCGCTCTCGCCGAACGAAGCGGAGGCGGCCGCCAAGCAGCTCGGCACGTCCGTTGTCGTGGTGAAGGCCCAGATCCACGCGGGAGGCCGCGGCAAGGGCGGCGGCGTGAAGCTGGCCAAGAGCCCCGCCGAGGCGAAGGAGCTGGCCAAGCAGATCCTCGGCATGCAGCTGAAGACCATCCAGACCGGGCCCGAGGGCCAGAAGGTCCACAAGGTCTACATCGAAGAGGGTCTCGCCATCGGCCAGGAGCTGTACCTGGGCGTGACGCTGGACCGCGCCACCGGTCGCCTCACCTTCATGGCGTCCCGCGAGGGCGGCGTGGAGATCGAGGAAGTGGCGGAGAAGCACCCCGAGAAGATCCTCCGCGAGACGGTGGACCCGGCGGTGGGCTTCCTGGACTTCCAGGGCCGCAAGCTGGCCTTCGGCCTGGGTCTCACGGGCCCGACGGTGAACAAGTTCGTCCAGTTCTGCTCGGCGCTCTACAAGATGTTCGTGGAGACCGACGCGTCGCTGGTGGAGATCAACCCGCTGGTCATCCTGAAGGATGGCGGAGTGGTGGCGCTCGACGCGAAGGTGACCTTCGACGAGAACGCGCTCTACCGGCACAAGGACCTGCTCGAGTACCGCGACCTGGCCGAAGAGGACGCGCGTGAGACGCAGGCCAAGGAGTGGGACCTGGCGTACATCGCGCTCGATGGCAACATCGGCTGCATGGTGAACGGCGCGGGTCTGGCCATGGCCACCATGGACACCATCAAGCTGGTGGGCGGCGAGCCGGCCAACTTCCTGGACGTGGGCGGCGGCGCGAGCAAGGAGAAGGTGACGGCGGCCTTCAAGCTCATCCTGGCCGACCCGGCGGTGAAGGCGGTGCTGGTCAACATCTTCGGCGGCATCATGAAGTGCGACGTCATCGCCGAGGGCATCATCGCGGCGGCGAAGGAAGTGCAGCTCAAGGTCCCGCTCGTGGTGCGGCTGGAAGGCACCAACGTCGAGCTGGGCAAGAAGCTCCTGAGCAACTCCGGCCTCGCCATCACCCCGGCGGACAACCTGCGGCAGGCGGCGGAGAAGGCCGTCTCCGCGCTGAAGTAG
- the icd gene encoding NADP-dependent isocitrate dehydrogenase: MAPPSSGEKISLQNGKLSVPDHPIIPYIEGDGTGRDIWRASQAVFDAAVEKAYQGKKKIAWYEVLAGEKSFKQVNNWLPEETVEAFRTYLVGIKGPLTTPVGGGIRSLNVALRQMLDLYVCLRPVRYFKGVPSPVKTPEKVDMTIFRENTEDIYAGIEFEAGTAAAEKFLGLLKQEFPKEFGKIRFASNIGLGVKPVSKEGSERLIRAAIQYAVDHKRKSVTLVHKGNIMKFTEGAFRQWGYDLAAREFGGKVYTWDQWEATKAAKGEDAANAEQKAAVAAGKIIVKDSIADITLQQVLTRPDEFDVIATLNLNGDYLSDALAAQVGGIGIAPGGNINYVTGHAVFEATHGTAPKYADLDKVNPGSVILSGEMMFRHLGWHEAADLMIKGMDRAIAAKTVTYDFARLMKQEGQSGVTEVKCSEFGQAIIKHM; this comes from the coding sequence ATGGCGCCCCCGTCGTCCGGCGAGAAGATCTCCCTCCAGAACGGCAAGCTGTCCGTCCCGGATCACCCGATCATCCCCTACATCGAGGGCGACGGCACTGGCCGCGACATCTGGCGCGCGTCCCAGGCGGTCTTCGACGCGGCGGTGGAGAAGGCCTACCAGGGCAAGAAGAAGATCGCCTGGTATGAGGTCCTCGCCGGCGAGAAGTCGTTCAAGCAGGTCAACAACTGGCTTCCCGAAGAGACGGTCGAGGCCTTCCGCACCTACCTGGTCGGCATCAAGGGCCCGCTGACGACGCCCGTCGGTGGCGGCATCCGCTCGCTGAACGTGGCGCTGCGCCAGATGCTGGACCTGTACGTCTGCCTGCGTCCCGTCCGGTACTTCAAGGGCGTGCCCAGCCCCGTGAAGACGCCGGAGAAGGTCGACATGACCATCTTCCGTGAGAACACGGAGGACATCTATGCGGGCATCGAGTTCGAGGCCGGCACCGCGGCGGCGGAGAAGTTCCTGGGCCTGCTCAAGCAGGAGTTCCCGAAGGAGTTCGGGAAGATCCGCTTCGCGTCGAACATCGGCCTGGGCGTCAAGCCCGTGTCCAAGGAGGGCAGCGAGCGCCTCATCCGCGCGGCCATCCAGTACGCGGTGGACCACAAGCGCAAGAGCGTCACGCTGGTCCACAAGGGCAACATCATGAAGTTCACCGAGGGCGCCTTCCGCCAGTGGGGCTACGACCTGGCCGCCCGGGAGTTCGGTGGCAAGGTCTACACCTGGGACCAGTGGGAGGCGACCAAGGCCGCCAAGGGTGAGGACGCGGCGAACGCCGAGCAGAAGGCCGCCGTGGCCGCCGGGAAGATCATCGTCAAGGACTCCATCGCGGACATCACGCTGCAGCAGGTGCTCACGCGTCCGGACGAGTTCGACGTCATCGCCACGCTGAACCTCAACGGCGACTACCTGTCGGACGCGCTGGCGGCCCAGGTGGGCGGCATCGGCATCGCGCCGGGTGGCAACATCAACTACGTGACGGGCCACGCCGTCTTCGAGGCGACGCACGGCACGGCGCCCAAGTACGCGGACCTGGACAAGGTGAACCCGGGCTCCGTCATCCTCTCCGGTGAGATGATGTTCCGTCACCTGGGTTGGCACGAGGCCGCGGACCTGATGATCAAGGGCATGGACCGCGCCATCGCCGCCAAGACGGTGACGTACGACTTCGCCCGCCTGATGAAGCAGGAGGGGCAGTCCGGGGTGACCGAGGTGAAGTGCTCCGAGTTCGGTCAGGCCATCATCAAGCACATGTAA